The DNA window GAAACGCTCTCTGTGCCATTAACCACCTGTGTATACGAGAAAAGACATTTTGATTAAACTAACACAAATAGAACCGAAGAAATTCAAGTGCAAGTTTCATCAATTGCAACAATAATAGTTTTTGTTATAACAGTATCGATCCTAGATAAGAGAAACCACAAAactaaagaaaaatataattattaaaccTCAAAAATCAATCCTTTTTGTGGGACATTATCGAGGGCTTCTACACATATGAATGCGGCATCTTCTTTGCTCAGGGATCCTTTTTCTGCACTGCCCTGACATATAAATTTAGAGAATCATGCTACAAAAGCTATtttcttttttgaaaataataaattgccAAGATCCTTTCAGAAGTCATAGTTTTAAATCTTGTGAAAAAAGATTAACCATTCACAAAAGGCTCAAGTTCAGCCAAACAAATCGTCTAACACAACAATTATCATCAGCTGTACTGGGAGAAAAACCTCGTGAAATTCGAAAGATGAACAGTAGTTATACCTTGTGACCAAAAATTCTTGATCAATCAAGAATCATATACAGGAGATGGTTTTTTAGACCTGCTTTGTTCAAGATTTTTTTACGAAACCTCTACTGTACCTCTTCAAAGCTGAAACCTTGCTTCCCTCCAGGAGTATTCTTTAGGGCACCAGTTCTGATTATTGTGTAGGGGACTCCACATGCCTTTGCAACACTTTCATCTTGCTCAGCTAGTTTTTTTGCATTGCTATTCATGGCTGCTAGAATTCCAGTCGTATCCCTATAGAGAGGCAACTGAAAATTTCAAGCACTTAACATCCAGGATATGTTAGCTTACGTTGCTGCGTGAATTATTTGATAATGATACGAAGATACCTGAGATAACAATATCACATGCTCTACACCTTTCCAGCTCTCTATGTTACATAAGAATCCTTCCTAAATAAAGATGGACGGTAAAGATTTATGTTAAAGAATCAACACAGTTCTCGAACATAGTCTGATACATACATTCGGACATATCAATGCACGAACACCTCTTAGAGCTTTTTTCAGAAATGTCTTGTCCTTTGCATCTCCAGCCATGGGCTTCAGAACAATACATAAGAATCAGAGAAAATCAAGCATAACAATAGAAATGTCAGAAGCCATCTAAATATTGTTTGAATGATGTGGAGGCATGAACCTCAACGTAAGTGCCAAATGCTTCCATGGAAACTCGCTTATCCTTCACTAGAGTTTTTACTCGAACTCTTTTGACTATGAGTGACAGTATGACCATCTGTAGAAGTAAGAAACACGAACCTTAGGTTCAAGAAACTATAATTAGGTTGCTCAGATCAAATGCTCGCGACTAAGCAAATCTTCTACTGCATAGCATACATAGCATCACCTGACCAATCTCATTGTCTCCATCAGTTACTAATACAGCATCTCTGATTTCCTCTTCTTCTGGTTCCAATATAAAGAAATGGATACGAgtaaatctcaataaaaaaataataataatcacgTGTACTGCCCATAAACTGGGACTGGGGGTGAAACTGTAATCAGCATACTGCCCATAAACCAGGGGAGGGCTCACCCCATGACAGTCTCCGATTTTCTTTTAGCTATTGTATAATCTTGGTATACTATTTACCATAAAAATGCATGTACTGCCCATAAACTCTATAATTTTAGTTGCGCGTCCTAAATAAGGTTCTAGCTCCGCTACTGGCTCGTTCACATACATGGAAAGGAATACAATTGTCGACTTGTTGTTTACAAGACACAAATATGATGTGGGAGAACAGAAAGAGAACCTGGGGTATCTTCTTCTAATGCATTTTCATCCTTTGACATGAGATCAGGCGCCCCATACCATTTTCTCAACTTTGGACCCCCTTtatcaattaaaaaaaacaaaagagtGAATATCAATAAGATCCCCGAAAATACACATACAACCCAGTAATTTACTCGATAAGGAAAAACCcgttgaatggaagatgaaaaTCTTCAAATTCCAAAAGCAGTCAAAGTGGAACACCTTCAATATAATCAAGAATTTGGTCCATGAAACCCATCCGTTTCTTCTTGGAAAAAAAACAAGTGAATGAAAAGCTCTTTTCCAGTGATTGAAAACCGAGCTGTTTGTTCTTGAAAGCGCCAAGGGTCGGAGATAGTTGAGCGAAGCAGAAGGCGGAGAGAGTGGAAGCAGAACCAGCCATTGCACTGTTGGATTGTGAAGTGATCTTTCCATTTCTCCTCGTCCATTCGTTGCGCTTAAAGGGCCGGGCCACAGCCCGGATTCAACTATTCAATTTCTTTTATCCCACGTTTGGGTTCCAATTCCAAGCAAGTAGGTAAAAGACCACAATATATGAGTGTATCTCGATGGTGTTTATGTAAGTGGGTATAACGATAGGGCAATTATATCAAATCATTATCTCGTTTGTTTTTTTCCCTAAAAATGATAATACTTATACtcgaaaaaacataaaaatacataataatagtatatataataaaaatttatatatttattttttaagtttcgaaaaaaacataaaaataaataataatagttTCAAGAAAGTAAGGATGGCTATATATGTGCGAATATAAGTAAGTGTTTGAAAATTGAGAATTTCAGAATCTGTAATGtatctgctatttataggaggaTATCTAATTGTTACCTTGTTTTCAATGCTCACCTGCTAAGTCAGATAAGGCGGTTGTCCATAACCTGTATTTTTGATTGTTTCTTTAACACGCCAAACTCATGTTGTTCTGACAGATAAGATAGCTCATACCGATACACTCGAGTGTGGTGCGCTTCTCGAGACAGCCCGATTAGAAGTTCCCGAGAGCTTGCATGAGAGCCCAGGCGCTCGCgggattttatttgtttttgtagGTCTTCCATGGTTTCAGGTGTTCCAGAGCTTCCGTCTTCCAAACATTTCAGCTTCAGTTTCATTGGCTCATGATCAAGCCTGCCCATGCATTCTAACAGATCCCTACGTGGAAACTCGATCTCAATCATACCTTCTGGCTCAAGGATATTTCCTTAATTATTTGTTTCCTCAGCATATGGTCTGGATTAATTAATAATACTGTCAACCACCACCCCGAAGCTCTCCCATTATAGGAATGTATATGAAAATGGATTGTCGGTAATTACTCCGAAGCTTCTCCACTATTTCTTATCCAGTCTGGATGACAGCTTCGAAGAGATCCATTTGCTCGCCTGAGAAGCCTATCCAGTTGGCGAGCATGAAGAAGAGTGACAGCCCTTCTCGATTAAAGTTCAATATTTCTCGAGCGGCCTTAGCGGCAGGATTAGGATGCCACAACTGATCTGCTTGGGGGATGCATGGCCCCTTCACAAGAATCTAGTTGTCTAGGACCAGCAAGAATTCCTAGCAACTAAGTTTGGGATTTTACTGAGTGGAAGTGTCATGTGATTTATTTCTGTTAGTTTTAACTATCAAATAGACAGAAAAATCAAGTCGGaagttttttgaaatttttaggACAAAACCTGAAACGTTATATTTAGAATTAAACTAGAAAAGTATCATTCATTTGAACCGAGATTTTCAAAACACTCCGTTTCACTTTATAGACAATGAtagtaattttaatttaaaatttcattatcctaatcatttatataaaaatactACATTTTCAAATTCCAAAAAATACTCATTCCAAGAATTTAAATTGTACTTGAAAAGAATTATgtccaaatttaatttaatagatataatttgtttatttaataaatttaattaataaaacagCAGAAGAAGAACTGTGTCGGTAACTGTATTGGCGACTAATTAAAGAGTGTTCACATTTGGAAAATATTAAGCCGCTCGCTCATACATCTTCCTCCGCTCTTCTCCATGATCTCAGCTCTTGATCAATCGAATTTCGAGCCACTTATCACCGCCGTCAGCTCCGCCCCCGCGGTGGCGGATCCAGTACTTGTTTTGGACACCTGAATAATCGAATCTGGGACTTCAATCACTTCTTGCATAGGTGCTAGCACCGTTTTAACGTAGCGATACGAGCTCCGTTACCACGGTTGTGCCGTAGACTACCGTTGAGCTACCTTATTAGAGTCGCCGTTCTGGTTTGGTGGGTGATTTCTGAAGCGATCTTGATATGGAAGTCGTCTTTTTTATTCAGTTTGATTTTGTTGGTCTGTTGATGTTTGCTGCTTTGTGCTTTTATAAGCTCTGTTCTTAGATTTATTTGAGCAGCAAGGGAATCTTGTGTTTTTTTGGGGTCTGTGTGTTCCCAAGTTAGATTCAAGTTGCTAGCTTAAATTTCTTGACATTTGAGTTTAATTGATCTTGAATTGTGTCCTTTCTGAACTGGGATTTTTGTTGACAATTTCTATTGTTACGAAACATGAGTTCTTGTAGTGACAACTCACTTTGTTACGAAACATCTAGGCTAGTCTAAAATGTGGTAATAAATTTTGGACTTGCGATTTACTCTGTGAATCAGCGGAAAATTCATTGAGACTCTTACAGGATATTTTCCTAGTTCATTATGTATCTCATATAGCCGATTGTGTACTTTCATCGTTTTATTTGAGCAATTAGTATAAACAATGGCATTTCACCATCATATGAGTCCGTAGCTAGAGATTTGCATATTTTTTCTGGAACTTGCATCAGCGATTTCTTTCTGTTCGTTCAAGTTTTTGGCCACGTAATAAAATAGATTTCTTTCTGTTTGTTCAAGTTTTCGGCCACGTaataaaatatctattttcCCTTAAATGCAGAGAAATGTTCTCTATGCGATACCTCCATCAAACTTAGCTCCAGGCCCCTTTACTAGTTCTCTTTCTGTTTATCAATTTTTGCAATTACCTTACTGCTCTATGATTTTGAAATGATTACCAGTGTTTGTTTCGCCTACATTTCCAGACATGGAGCCTTGTTTGAACTTGTATGGAGACTTAGAATTAGGGATACAACCCGAGTTGAATATTTCAGAAAATTTGGGGTCAAGTTCAAACTCGAATTGATTAGAGCATATTTGAGCTTGATTCCGAAGCTTGAAAAGACGGATATTTGAGTTTGAGTTTGAGTTTgagttcgagttcgagttcgagttcggctcattCTTATCGAAACACGTTCAAGCCTTTCAAAGGCAACCTTTTTTTTAACATTACAGTCTTCGACTGAAGCCTTTTTTTCCTGAATATTCCAAAGTTTGGATCGAAGCTTTGTTGTTTGAAACTATGAACAGGgatatcatttttttaattattcacTAAAACTCGAACCGAAAGTACATGTATTATCACTTGAATACACAAGAAGTATAAAAATCTTTATTAGTTGGATATTTGTTTTCCACCAAAATACACAATAAAAGacctatttttttatatatactaCACTGACAGGCCAAAAGTGTGGTGGGAGAGAGGCTGCTGAGCTAATTGTCACGACATTTTTGTTTTCTGAAGCTGCTTAATGGGGTGTCGGTGAGGGTGAATATAGATAGAAGGAGAAGCACCATATTATTTTAAAGAGATAAGTTGAAATACAGAAGGTAATGGAGATGAATGTTGCTAATTGCAATGGATGTGGCAAGACTGCTGTGAAAGGATACTGTTGTTTACATATACAAGTATATACATATCTTTATCAAGTCTCGTGAGCAATTAAACAAAGTGAACTATGCCTGAGTTCAACTCAAGAAAAATTACGGCGCAACTGTACCTCGGCTCGAATTCAAAAAGTATGTTAATGAGCTGGCTCAATTTATTTTAACCCTACTAAGAAGTAATTTTGAATAGATTTTTTCCTATTTGTTGTCCTAAAAACTTCCTTTGCTTGTGCCATGCTCTCCCTTAATGTTATTTGACATTCTCCTCTTAAATTTGAGAATCGGTCGTATAATGTGGTTACATTGTAGGTGTATAAATAATTTGTTCCTTGACTAATTGAAGTATTCAAACAGAAATATGGCATCAGGAAAATACTCCAGAGTTGATGGGAGAAAACCGTCATCTAGATACTGTTCAACAGTTGCAATTGTGGTTTCTGTAGCCCTTCTTTTGATTGGAGTGTGGATGATGATGTCATATACCGTGGTTCCTGTTGAAGACACTGATGTTTCTGTGGAGAACAAGAAGGGTGTGAAAACCCATGTTTTAGAGAGTGGTAGCGACAGTATTGATGATGCCAGGAACGAAGAGAGTAGTGATAGTGCAAGTGATAATAATGATATGACTGATGATGGAAAGTCTAAGCAGTTTGAGGATAACCCAGGTGATTTACCTGAGGATGCAACCAAAGGCGACACCAATGGGAACTCAAATCAGGAGGAAAAGAATGAGAACTTTGAAGAGATCAATGTGAACACTGAGGAAAAGCTGGAAGATCAATCTGAAGAGAAGTCTGAAGATGGAAATAGAGAAGGAGAATCAAAACTTGAATTAGAAAATAgaaaagaaatgaaagaaaatgggGAATCTAAGGTGCCAAAATCAGAACCTGTAGAGACTGATGAGACCAATGCTGTTGACACAGAGGAAAAATCGGGTAAAAGTTCTGGAGAGAGAAAAGATGGGGAGGAGCGGTTGGTAGACAAGAAAGATAAGGAGTCTGAAGCAGAGGTTTTGGAAGAATCTACAACTCAAAATGGACTCTTTTCAACTCAGGCGTTGGAATCAAAGAATGAGAATGAAGCCCAAAAATCATCAGAGTTGgagaataaaaaatattaccaCTGGAAGCTTTGCAACACTACTGCAGGGACAGATTACATTCCATGCCTTGACAACTGGGCTGTGATCAGGAAGCTTCCATCAACTAAGCACTACGAACACAGGGAGAGGCACTGCCCGGACAATCCTCCGACGTGCCTTGTTCCACTTCCAGATGGATACCAATACCCAATCGAGTGGCCTACTAGCCGGGAAAAGGTAAAGTGCTTGAGAAAGAGATTATTATGGTGCCCGTATTTTTTGGTTCATTTACATCGACTTCTTTTgcttggtttgatagatttgGTACCGTAATGTCCCTCATATCAAGCTTGCACTAGTTAAAGGACACCAAAATTGGGTTAAAGTTACTGATGAATACCTTACTTTCCCTGGTGGTGGCACCCAATTTAAACATGGTGCTCTTCATTACATTGATGTCATACAAGAGGTAAGATGTTGTAAGTGCCTGAATATGTAATGTATCTCTCTTCGTTTTACTTAATTTACAGCACACGAGGAAATTAGCTGGTCAGTTTATCTCACAATAGCAAATATTTGTCATATGGCTTGAATTTGGTTTAGTGACCATTTgacatttttattttcttttctgaatcatGATAAATAATTTACTGCTTTTGTTGACAATGTCAGGTATGAAATGAGGCATGTGCAGAAATATTTGAATTATGTGATATATTCATATGgtattatttttagttataaaTGTACCTCATTGATACTCATAGGTGCATCCCAAAAAAAATTCTTATGGTGTGGCTTTTCTGCTCAAAGTTGTTTTGACGTTTAGTTCTATACTATTGACTGTTATGTAGTCTGTGCCTGATATTGCCTGGGGAAAGCGCTCCCGAGTTGTTTTGGATGTTGGATGTGGAGTTGCTAGCTTCGGGGGGTTTCTTTTTGACAGAGACGTGCTAACCATGTCATTGGCTCCGAAAGATGAGCATGAAGCTCAGGTTCAATTTGCACTTGAAAGAGGAATACCTGCTATTTCTGCTGTTATGGGAACAAAAAGACTTACATACCCAGGAGGAGTTTTTGATGTTGTACATTGTGCACGTTGTAGGGTACCTTGGCATATTGAAGGTAATTTTTTCTGTacttgagaaatatttttcgacTATTGCACGAGTGTTTGAGCTTAATATTTAATACAAAAGGATTATTTTTTGGGCTTAAAAAATTTCATTCTTTCTTCGGTTGTATATGTTACTACTTTGTTAGCTAATACTCGATTAACTTCATTTGGTTCTCACGAGACAtcaatgacatataacaatgttCAGGTGGTAAGCTTCTGTTGGAGCTGAACCGTTTACTAAGGCCTGGAGGTTTCTTTGTTTGGTCAGCGACTCCCATTTACCAGACACTTCCTGAAGATGTTGGAATTTGGGAAGGTACATGTGCTATTTGTTATCCCTTGAAGCTGATGTGGTTTTTTGACCTTATATGCATTTATCTGCAAAATATTGACAGCCATGAAGAAACTCACCAAAGCAATGTGCTGGGATGTTGTATCAATTTCCAAGGACATGGTTAATGGAGTGGGGATTGCGGTATATCGCAAGCCTATTTCAAATGAATGTTATGAACAAAGGTTGGAAAATGATCCTCCACTCTGCCCAGATTCAGATGATCCAAATGCTGCCTGGTGAGATGATAGTTTATATTCTCAACCAAGTGTCGACATTATgagttttctttttaaaattttgacaaGTGCATTTTTTATCGAGTTTTTCTAATCTTTTTCGGGATGAACCGAAAATTTTGACTCATGCACCTCTGACATCATTTATTGTCAAAGCTTGTTGATGTCTGGCACACACAATCGGCATCTAATCCATAGGACTTTGTCTGGGTCCACTTGAGAAACCAATGTCTTTACGTCcttggcttgttctttgaacTTCTCTGGTGTCATGTCTCGACTCTAATTTAACTTGACTGTTTCCCGAAAGCATGATTGCGTGGAAAGTGATGATAGGTTTATCTTACCCATATTTTTCCGACTTAAAGCATCGGCTAACTTATTTGCCTTGCTGGGGTGGTAGCTTATTGTCAAGTCATTGTTTTTGAGTAACTTTATCTACTGTCTtcatctcatattcaattccttTTGAGTGAACAAATAATTGAGACTTTGGTGGTTTGTGAAGATTTCAGACTTGGTACCATCGAGGTGGTGTCTCCAAAATTTCAAAGCAAAGACCACTACTGCCAACTCGAGATCTTGAGTAAGGTAGTTTTGCTCATGCGGTTGCAACTGTCTCGATGCATAAGCAATGACCCTCGCTTCTTGCATAAGTACGCATTATAGACCTTCCTTTGATGTGTCACTGTAGATGGGGAAAATCCTTGTCAACACTGGTTGTGTGCAAACTTCTCTTTTAATGTTTGAAAACTCTTTTCACGTCCTTTGCTCCAATAGAATTTTGTGTTCTTCTGTGTTAGTTTTGTCAGTGATACGGTTATTGAAGAGAAGCTCTCGACGAACTTCCGGTAATAACCTGCTAAACCAAGGAACCTTCTCACTTTGGTCGCATTCTTAGGGCTTGGCCAATCTAGAATTGCCTCTACTTTCTTTGAGTCAACGGATACTCCTGATTCCGATATCAAATGACTTAAGAAAGTCACACTTCTTAAGCTAGAATTCACCTTTCTTGAATTTGGCATAGTGCTCTTTCTCCCGTAATGTTTGTAGAGCTAGGTGGAGGAGCTTTTTGTGGTCTTCCTCGCTGGGAGAATAGACATGGATATCATTGATAAATATCACTATGAATTTGTCAATTAATGGCTTGAAAATTCTATTCATGAGGTCCTTGAAAGCTgttggagcatttgtcaatccaaatggtatTACCGTGAAGTCGTAACACTCGTACTTTGTTCTGAAGGCTATCTTCGGGATGTCTTCTGCTCTGACCTTTAGCTGACGATAGCATGTCCTCAGGTCGAGCTTGAAGAAGCCAGTAGCTACTTTAAGTTGATCGAAAAGATCGTCTATCATTGGAATAAGATATTTATTCCTAATTGTGATCTtattgagtttttttttatctatacaAATTCTCATACTTCAAAATCTCATGCTTTCATTCTTATCTTTACAAATATGGCTGGAGCTCCCCTAGAGGATGCACTTGTTCTAATTTTCTTTTTGTCTAAAAACTCTTGGGGTTGATCTTTTAGCTCTTTGAGTTTAGCTGGAGCCACTCGGTAAGGTGAATCGGAGATTGGTACAACATCAGATACTAAATTTATCTCGAACTCTTCTTCACAATCCAATACCATTCTAGGCAGCCCTTCTGGAAATGCGCCCGAAAGTTTTCTTACTACtggaatatcttccaacttCAGCTTAACTCCTTCATGTACTTCGTTCATCATTGCTAAGTAAAATTCTTCTCCCCGGTTTTATGGCTTTACAAGTCTGGGAAgcagaaaatatatttatgtttCTTGGCATTGCCATGGTACATGATTTTTTATTAGTTTGGGGTTCGGAGTTTGACATTCTTAGTCCGGCAATCTACTTTTGCATGGCTTTTagataaccaatccatccctTCTCTTTGGATGACGTCGAAATCTACCAAAGTGAGTTGAATCAAACCGGCACTGAATATATGCGAATCAATATCGATTTTATTATATCTTGAAATTATCACAATTAAtatctcaaaacttaaaattcatataaaatctTGGAACTTAACTCATTATCAATCTATAGTTGTTGATTTAAATCTCGAAAATTATAATCTAGTCGTTatgaaataaaatttcattCAACATTGTACGAAAAAAActaattttcaaataattatccTTTTACTAAATCTCGTTTTCATCAAGATCACGAGCCTAACGCACTCTAATACAAAGGAGTTCATTGAATGTCGTTCTCCTTAAATCATTCTTATTaccataaaaaagaaaaaaacttaTGGTGTTATACTTTCCTCAAGATACAACATATAACATACTTTATTTTCATAAAGTCATAGCCTACTAGttatcccaaaaataatataaatctcTTAACCTAAGTTTATTGTTTTTCACATTCATTTTAAATAAGATATTTCAAGATCCTATATATTTAAAGTTAGTGTTTAACATTCTTAAGAACTCAAACTTAATGTTCACACAATTATGTATTGACAGAAAAATCAACTTTTATATTGGAAtatccaaaatttattttataattcttATATAAGATTTTCTcatattatttttcataaataatttataattcccgaatcaaatctttcatctTAAATTGGAAGTTTAAGCCAACTCATCTCTAATTAGTATATTCCCAACAATATAGACAAATAATAATTGTTTCTGTAATACAATTCCATAAAAATTCGACAAATAGTCAAGAAACACATAGCACAGGATTTTTTGagaaatttttcaaaaacagaAAGTTCAAGGATTGACGTATTGATCGAAAGCATACGTCGAGAGTGGTCCAAAACAACTGAAAGTTAGCTCTACGAAACTTTCTCAAAACGG is part of the Primulina eburnea isolate SZY01 chromosome 1, ASM2296580v1, whole genome shotgun sequence genome and encodes:
- the LOC140832473 gene encoding uncharacterized protein isoform X1, producing the protein MAGSASTLSAFCFAQLSPTLGAFKNKQLGFQSLEKSFSFTCFFSKKKRMGFMDQILDYIEGGPKLRKWYGAPDLMSKDENALEEDTPEEEEIRDAVLVTDGDNEIGQMVILSLIVKRVRVKTLVKDKRVSMEAFGTYVEPMAGDAKDKTFLKKALRGVRALICPNEGFLCNIESWKGVEHVILLSQLPLYRDTTGILAAMNSNAKKLAEQDESVAKACGVPYTIIRTGALKNTPGGKQGFSFEEGSAEKGSLSKEDAAFICVEALDNVPQKGLIFEVVNGTESVSSWKNCFATLMNKSQE
- the LOC140832473 gene encoding uncharacterized protein isoform X2 — its product is MAGSASTLSAFCFAQLSPTLGAFKNKQLGFQSLEKSFSFTCFFSKKKRMGFMDQILDYIEGGPKLRKWYGAPDLMSKDENALEEDTPEEEEIRDAVLVTDGDNEIGQMVILSLIVKRVRVKTLVKDKRVSMEAFGTYVEPMAGDAKDKTFLKKALRGVRALICPNEGFLCNIESWKGVEHVILLSQLPLYRDTTGILAAMNSNAKKLAEQDESVAKACGVPYTIIRTGALKNTPGGKQGFSFEECRKRIPEQRRCRIHMCRSPR
- the LOC140832489 gene encoding probable methyltransferase PMT26; the encoded protein is MASGKYSRVDGRKPSSRYCSTVAIVVSVALLLIGVWMMMSYTVVPVEDTDVSVENKKGVKTHVLESGSDSIDDARNEESSDSASDNNDMTDDGKSKQFEDNPGDLPEDATKGDTNGNSNQEEKNENFEEINVNTEEKLEDQSEEKSEDGNREGESKLELENRKEMKENGESKVPKSEPVETDETNAVDTEEKSGKSSGERKDGEERLVDKKDKESEAEVLEESTTQNGLFSTQALESKNENEAQKSSELENKKYYHWKLCNTTAGTDYIPCLDNWAVIRKLPSTKHYEHRERHCPDNPPTCLVPLPDGYQYPIEWPTSREKIWYRNVPHIKLALVKGHQNWVKVTDEYLTFPGGGTQFKHGALHYIDVIQESVPDIAWGKRSRVVLDVGCGVASFGGFLFDRDVLTMSLAPKDEHEAQVQFALERGIPAISAVMGTKRLTYPGGVFDVVHCARCRVPWHIEGGKLLLELNRLLRPGGFFVWSATPIYQTLPEDVGIWEAMKKLTKAMCWDVVSISKDMVNGVGIAVYRKPISNECYEQRLENDPPLCPDSDDPNAAWNVPLQACLHKVPVASSERGSQWPELWPARLGKTPYWLLSSQVGVYGKPAPEDFAADIKHWNRVVSKSYLSGLGIKWSTVRNVMDMRAVYGGFAAALKELNLWVMNIISVDAPDTLPIIYERGLFGIYHDWCESFSTYPRSYDLLHADHLFSKIKAKCNFMALVSEVDRILRPGGNIIIRDTIDIINELENLFKSLQWDIRMTYSKDKEGMLCAQKTVWRPKDEETIKYAIA